The proteins below come from a single Eubacterium limosum genomic window:
- the pylD gene encoding 3-methylornithyl-N6-L-lysine dehydrogenase PylD, which yields MTRLAESDINTISHSLESCDKILKKQTGKGLFELGCYAAGRALDFSRLKVAAVPVTTGIGIISGFCDTVASILRYLGAKAYVTEKSDVAGMEEACSRRTDILFMADDDAFGAFNVKKGIHSDNGSATGRSFAAALELAAGICGEPVLVLGAGPVGRAAVQYFLEKKARVFIYDLDIYRAGRLKEEFPTVIMLDEWQNRTWTRILDATTAGHFIPRAAVNGETVIAAPGMPLGVPPETAGKCAKVIHNTLELGVAAMLCEVV from the coding sequence ATGACACGTTTAGCGGAATCAGATATCAATACCATCAGCCACAGCTTAGAGAGCTGCGATAAAATTCTAAAAAAACAGACAGGGAAAGGTCTTTTTGAGCTGGGCTGCTACGCGGCCGGCAGAGCGCTGGATTTCTCCAGACTGAAGGTGGCGGCTGTTCCCGTGACCACGGGAATCGGAATTATCAGCGGATTCTGTGACACCGTGGCGAGCATTCTCCGCTATCTCGGCGCAAAGGCCTATGTCACGGAGAAAAGCGATGTGGCGGGCATGGAGGAGGCCTGTTCCAGGAGGACGGATATTCTCTTCATGGCGGACGACGATGCCTTTGGGGCTTTCAATGTAAAAAAAGGAATCCACTCTGACAACGGCAGCGCCACGGGAAGGAGCTTTGCGGCGGCGCTGGAGCTCGCGGCCGGCATCTGCGGCGAGCCGGTGCTGGTGCTGGGCGCAGGGCCGGTAGGCCGCGCGGCGGTCCAGTATTTCCTGGAGAAAAAGGCCAGAGTCTTCATCTATGATTTGGATATTTACAGAGCCGGGCGGCTGAAAGAGGAATTTCCGACAGTCATTATGCTGGATGAATGGCAGAATCGCACCTGGACCCGGATTCTGGACGCCACCACTGCCGGCCATTTTATTCCTCGGGCTGCCGTCAACGGCGAAACCGTCATCGCAGCTCCGGGCATGCCCCTGGGCGTGCCGCCAGAGACCGCCGGAAAATGCGCAAAGGTGATCCACAACACCCTGGAGCTGGGCGTGGCGGCCATGCTGTGCGAGGTCGTGTAG
- the pylC gene encoding 3-methylornithine--L-lysine ligase PylC: MVVLIIGGKLQGTEAVYLAKKAGYRTWLVDKNVMAPASKLCDKFFCIDALERRTMLKLYRNADIVIPAVENKAVLEALGRYSAAAGTPLVFDAQAYALSSSKRKSDRFFMENKIPAPKPYPGCAYPVIVKPSGRSGSEGVAKLYSEKELEACPCYLSGDYVIQEYLEGRSFSIEVIGRGSSYNMLQVTEIIVDSRYDCKQVVAPAMISEEIEASFYQIALNLAEALKINGIFDIEVILDNGQLKVLEIDARLPSQTPISVYHSTGVNMVGLMADAALGRVKPVHVRARRVCLLQQVTVTPDGATILGERIMADAGPLSVIRGFFGADEALTDYSAEKNCWEATLIITGKTETHARARLAQVMKNIRKSTRESELQEAIG; encoded by the coding sequence ATGGTTGTTTTAATCATTGGAGGAAAGCTCCAGGGAACAGAAGCCGTTTATCTGGCAAAAAAAGCCGGGTATAGAACTTGGCTGGTGGACAAAAATGTCATGGCGCCGGCCTCGAAGCTGTGCGATAAGTTTTTCTGCATCGACGCCCTGGAGCGGCGGACCATGCTGAAGCTTTACAGAAACGCGGACATCGTGATCCCTGCTGTGGAAAACAAGGCGGTGCTGGAGGCCCTCGGCCGTTACAGCGCCGCGGCGGGGACGCCCTTGGTCTTTGACGCGCAGGCCTACGCCTTGTCCTCGTCCAAACGAAAGTCGGACCGGTTCTTTATGGAAAACAAAATCCCGGCGCCAAAGCCCTATCCCGGCTGCGCTTACCCGGTCATTGTCAAGCCCAGCGGCAGAAGCGGCAGCGAGGGCGTGGCAAAGCTCTACTCAGAAAAAGAGCTGGAAGCCTGCCCCTGTTATCTGAGCGGCGATTACGTCATTCAGGAATATCTGGAGGGGCGTTCCTTTTCAATTGAGGTCATCGGCCGCGGCTCAAGCTACAATATGCTCCAGGTGACAGAGATCATCGTGGACAGCCGCTACGACTGCAAGCAGGTGGTGGCGCCGGCCATGATCTCCGAAGAGATCGAGGCGTCCTTTTACCAGATCGCCTTAAATCTGGCCGAGGCCCTCAAAATAAACGGTATTTTTGATATCGAGGTTATTCTGGACAATGGGCAGCTCAAGGTGCTGGAAATCGACGCCCGGCTGCCAAGCCAGACACCCATCAGTGTTTATCACTCCACCGGCGTCAACATGGTCGGGCTGATGGCCGACGCTGCTCTGGGCCGGGTGAAGCCGGTGCACGTCAGGGCGCGGCGGGTTTGCCTGCTGCAGCAGGTGACCGTGACCCCAGACGGCGCCACAATCCTCGGCGAAAGGATTATGGCGGACGCCGGGCCGCTGAGTGTGATCAGGGGCTTCTTTGGCGCAGATGAAGCGCTGACAGATTACAGTGCGGAAAAAAACTGCTGGGAGGCAACCCTTATAATCACGGGAAAAACAGAAACGCATGCCCGTGCCCGGCTGGCACAGGTCATGAAAAATATCAGAAAAAGTACACGCGAAAGCGAATTGCAGGAGGCCATCGGATGA
- a CDS encoding uroporphyrinogen decarboxylase family protein has protein sequence MSKDLILKTLKHEKIDAVPWVPFSGVHAGFLKGYTAREVLTDRDKLFESLQEVHKMYTPDGMPIMFDLQIEAEIMGCGLLWAEDNPPSVTTHPYEGKEKKIPCACKIPKKTDGRIPMVLDVMQRSKEAFGGDTALYGLICGPATLASHLRGNDFFMDIIKDKEFAAEMFSYCCEVAIAMAGYYIDAGMDVIAVVDPIISQIAPKAIEKLFLEAYQTVFDYIRSRGALSSFFVCGDATIQLDVMCRTHADGLSVDENVDLAAAKKITDGYGIAVGGNIPLTTVMLFGTQQDNMKYVVELLDTVDHENLIVSPGCDMPYNVPVDNTIACVQAVKNTDKVREMIANYEAVDTLGDVELPDYGKLEKPFIEVFTLDPVQCAACTYMTSAAEVAREEYGDKIDFAVYKYCVKEDIARTQKMGVQHLPSIYINGELKWSSIIPSREEMLAAVEKAF, from the coding sequence ATGAGTAAAGACCTGATTTTAAAAACCCTGAAACATGAAAAAATCGATGCGGTGCCGTGGGTGCCTTTTTCCGGAGTACACGCCGGATTTTTAAAGGGCTACACGGCCAGAGAAGTGCTGACTGACAGGGATAAGCTGTTTGAATCCCTGCAGGAGGTGCATAAAATGTACACACCTGACGGCATGCCCATTATGTTTGATCTTCAGATAGAGGCCGAAATCATGGGGTGCGGCCTGCTCTGGGCAGAGGACAATCCGCCATCTGTCACTACCCACCCCTACGAAGGCAAGGAAAAGAAAATTCCCTGTGCCTGTAAAATTCCAAAGAAAACCGATGGCCGTATCCCCATGGTGCTGGACGTCATGCAGCGGTCAAAGGAGGCCTTTGGCGGCGACACAGCCCTGTACGGCTTGATCTGTGGCCCGGCGACCCTGGCCTCGCACCTCCGAGGCAACGACTTTTTTATGGATATCATCAAGGATAAGGAATTTGCAGCGGAAATGTTTTCCTACTGCTGTGAGGTGGCCATCGCTATGGCCGGCTACTACATCGACGCGGGCATGGACGTCATCGCGGTGGTTGACCCCATCATCAGCCAGATCGCGCCAAAGGCCATCGAAAAGCTATTCCTAGAGGCTTACCAGACCGTCTTTGACTATATCCGCAGCCGGGGCGCTCTCAGCAGCTTCTTTGTCTGCGGCGACGCCACCATTCAGCTGGATGTCATGTGCCGCACCCACGCCGACGGCCTGTCGGTGGACGAGAACGTCGATCTGGCGGCGGCCAAAAAAATCACAGACGGTTACGGCATTGCCGTCGGCGGCAATATCCCGCTGACCACGGTCATGCTCTTTGGGACACAGCAGGATAACATGAAATATGTGGTGGAGCTGCTGGACACAGTGGACCACGAAAACCTCATCGTGAGCCCGGGCTGCGACATGCCCTACAACGTGCCCGTGGACAACACCATCGCCTGTGTGCAGGCGGTTAAAAACACCGATAAAGTCCGCGAGATGATCGCCAACTACGAGGCCGTCGACACCCTCGGCGATGTTGAGCTGCCGGATTACGGCAAGCTGGAAAAACCCTTCATCGAGGTCTTTACCCTGGACCCGGTACAGTGCGCGGCATGCACCTACATGACCTCAGCGGCAGAAGTCGCCAGAGAGGAATACGGCGATAAAATTGACTTCGCGGTCTACAAATACTGCGTAAAGGAGGACATCGCGCGAACCCAGAAAATGGGCGTCCAGCACCTGCCGTCCATCTATATTAACGGCGAGCTGAAATGGTCCTCCATCATTCCAAGCCGTGAGGAGATGCTGGCGGCTGTGGAAAAAGCCTTTTAA
- a CDS encoding ASKHA domain-containing protein, translated as MKCSIVFQPWGKRCRCEKGATVLEAARASDVGIASFCGGRRKCGKCKVRLVQTDIKGRVAENDVDLSPVTEAERALLTEAERADGFRLACCARVLGDAVLAVPPESQVKEAVILERGAGKAMQFHPAVRCYTLTLEKPGLEDNRDDLTRILDGLAGQNPRLRDLAIDYSVIKKLPTVLRSARFTVTVLVLGDAEIIAVMPGKDCPVYGMAVDIGTTTVAAYLCDLKTGGFLEKASAVNPQISYGDDVLSRISYCMTRENGLETLQSQLMATLNALAGEMTARRGQKAGRIAETVLVFNTVMEHIALGITPDALGTSPFISGVRRGLNIKARELGLEIMDSGNVYCLPSEAGFVGSDNTAVLIAQEPYRQDKVQLIMDIGTNGELCLGNAEALWVTSCATGPALEGAQIKWGMRASEGAVEHVSIDPCTLEPSLEIIREDIWSTGSSVGICGSGIIDAVAQMAEVAIIDSDGNFDKSLRHRRVRTGEDGKPEYVLAFREEGQDLVITQKDVRAVQLAKAALYAGAKILLEESPFEKIDEIVLAGAFGSYINVKNALSLGLFPDCPLKDIKVVGNAAGVGARMALLDTGKRQEAEEVSRRVHFVESAADKSFYSAFGDAMGIPHKKDLFTANLPARFPCCGRDERQIPGEVREMKMEIHRSREKMLMAARLVKEAEKLPAVRLPLDLTTESRAFGGVAKWNGAQLVPGKYVCRSREDLEALCRRTLEEQAVREILECLPRLREDSVILDVQGPFSILASLMDTAVLFRQLKPEREIIGQILEKMVWFLVDYIMIAVERGVKVISLADPAGVMEMTGPAVYRAFSGKAVHRLFTELTPFLDKAVVHLCGKVAVSMKKAGYLRSHPRRLAQSDYLENLLALAGDPSIRFVGGGCINVRKRLPLINCYEIME; from the coding sequence ATGAAATGTTCCATTGTTTTTCAGCCGTGGGGAAAGCGCTGCCGCTGTGAAAAGGGTGCCACGGTGCTGGAGGCGGCGAGGGCCTCGGATGTGGGAATCGCAAGCTTCTGCGGCGGCCGCAGAAAGTGCGGCAAATGTAAAGTCAGGCTAGTACAGACCGATATTAAGGGCAGAGTCGCCGAAAACGACGTGGATCTCTCACCCGTAACGGAGGCTGAGCGCGCCCTGCTTACAGAGGCTGAGCGGGCAGACGGCTTCCGGCTGGCCTGCTGCGCTAGAGTGCTTGGCGACGCTGTCCTTGCGGTGCCGCCCGAAAGCCAGGTGAAGGAGGCTGTGATTCTGGAACGCGGGGCTGGGAAGGCCATGCAGTTTCATCCCGCGGTGCGCTGTTACACCCTGACTCTTGAAAAGCCAGGCCTCGAGGATAACCGGGATGACCTAACTCGGATTCTTGACGGGCTTGCAGGGCAAAACCCCCGGCTCCGGGACCTCGCCATTGATTACAGCGTGATCAAAAAGCTCCCGACAGTTCTGCGCAGCGCCCGTTTCACTGTCACCGTGCTGGTCCTCGGCGATGCTGAAATCATCGCGGTGATGCCGGGGAAGGACTGCCCGGTTTACGGGATGGCCGTGGACATCGGGACCACCACAGTCGCGGCTTATCTCTGTGATTTAAAAACCGGCGGCTTTCTCGAAAAGGCCAGCGCGGTCAATCCGCAGATCAGCTACGGCGACGATGTGCTCTCCCGGATATCTTACTGCATGACGCGTGAAAATGGGCTTGAGACCCTGCAGAGCCAGCTGATGGCAACGCTCAACGCTCTGGCAGGGGAGATGACCGCCCGTCGTGGCCAGAAGGCCGGGAGGATCGCGGAGACTGTGCTGGTGTTCAATACAGTTATGGAGCATATCGCCCTCGGGATAACACCGGACGCCTTGGGGACTTCCCCCTTTATCTCAGGCGTTCGCAGAGGCCTGAACATTAAGGCCAGAGAACTCGGGCTTGAAATCATGGACAGCGGTAATGTCTACTGTCTGCCCTCGGAGGCGGGCTTTGTGGGCAGTGACAATACCGCTGTGCTGATCGCCCAGGAGCCCTATCGGCAGGATAAGGTGCAGCTGATCATGGACATTGGGACAAACGGCGAGCTCTGTCTGGGCAATGCCGAGGCGCTCTGGGTGACCTCCTGCGCCACCGGCCCAGCCCTCGAGGGCGCGCAGATAAAGTGGGGCATGCGGGCGTCGGAGGGGGCGGTGGAGCATGTGTCCATTGACCCTTGCACGCTGGAGCCCTCCCTGGAGATCATCAGGGAAGACATCTGGAGCACCGGCAGCTCTGTGGGAATCTGCGGCTCGGGCATCATCGACGCGGTGGCTCAAATGGCTGAGGTGGCTATCATCGACAGTGACGGAAATTTTGACAAAAGCCTCCGCCACAGGCGCGTCCGCACCGGGGAAGACGGAAAGCCGGAGTATGTTCTGGCTTTTCGGGAAGAGGGGCAGGACCTGGTCATCACCCAGAAAGATGTGCGGGCTGTCCAACTGGCAAAGGCGGCGCTCTACGCCGGCGCGAAGATCCTTCTTGAGGAAAGCCCCTTTGAGAAGATCGATGAGATCGTTCTGGCCGGGGCCTTCGGCAGCTATATCAACGTAAAAAATGCCCTGAGCCTCGGTCTTTTCCCGGACTGCCCCCTTAAAGATATAAAGGTGGTGGGAAATGCCGCGGGCGTGGGCGCGCGGATGGCGCTGCTGGATACAGGAAAGCGGCAGGAGGCGGAGGAAGTGTCGCGGCGCGTCCACTTTGTCGAGAGCGCGGCGGACAAAAGCTTTTACTCGGCCTTTGGCGACGCCATGGGCATTCCCCACAAAAAAGATCTTTTCACCGCCAATCTGCCTGCCCGTTTTCCCTGCTGCGGAAGGGATGAGCGACAAATTCCCGGTGAAGTCCGCGAAATGAAAATGGAGATTCACCGCAGCCGGGAAAAAATGCTCATGGCGGCGCGGCTTGTAAAGGAGGCGGAAAAGCTTCCGGCAGTCCGGCTGCCGCTGGATTTGACCACAGAGTCCCGGGCCTTTGGTGGTGTGGCAAAATGGAACGGGGCGCAGCTGGTCCCGGGAAAATATGTCTGCCGGAGCAGAGAAGATCTGGAAGCGCTGTGCCGCCGTACCCTGGAGGAGCAGGCTGTCCGCGAGATTCTCGAGTGCCTTCCGAGGTTGAGGGAGGATTCGGTCATTCTGGACGTCCAGGGCCCCTTCTCCATTCTAGCGTCGCTCATGGACACAGCAGTGCTTTTCAGACAGCTGAAGCCTGAGAGGGAAATAATCGGCCAGATACTGGAAAAGATGGTCTGGTTTCTGGTGGACTACATCATGATCGCTGTGGAGCGGGGCGTCAAGGTCATTTCCCTTGCCGATCCGGCAGGAGTCATGGAGATGACCGGCCCGGCGGTTTACAGAGCCTTCAGCGGGAAAGCGGTGCACCGGCTGTTCACAGAGCTCACACCATTTCTGGATAAGGCGGTGGTGCATCTCTGCGGAAAGGTGGCCGTGTCTATGAAAAAGGCCGGCTACCTGAGGTCTCATCCCCGGAGGCTTGCCCAGAGCGATTACCTTGAAAACCTGCTGGCTCTGGCAGGCGATCCGTCGATCCGGTTTGTGGGCGGCGGCTGTATCAATGTCCGGAAGCGTCTGCCGCTCATCAACTGCTATGAAATAATGGAATAA
- a CDS encoding ammonium transporter, whose amino-acid sequence MFNTGDIAFVLICTILVFFMTPGLSLFYAGMVRRKNTLNTIMSTVFCCGLAIVMWFVCGYSLSFGPDVGGLGIIGDFSNVFFNGVSAFEAGPYVDNIPGALFAFFQLMFCVITPAIIVGSLSGRMRFPATFVFVGVWLLLVYYPLAHMVWGDGGLIDGFGAVDFAGGNVIHISSGVSGLVACIILGARKGYGIKEYHPHNIPMFFTGAAVLWAGWFAFNGGCALGANELAIQAVVNTGISSAAAMLSWMFIEALLYKKVTLMGSVTGAIVGLVAITPGAGFVPFWSAIIIGALVSPICYFAMTKVKAKFGYDDSLDAFGCHGVGGIWGGIATGIFAQSAINPVAQWNGLAFGDYHLFLAQLGAILISVAYSAVVTAIIMLVLKKVMKVRASLEDEALGLDITEHAEQAYPAFSGIDQ is encoded by the coding sequence ATGTTTAATACAGGAGATATCGCGTTTGTTCTGATCTGCACCATCCTTGTGTTTTTCATGACACCGGGCCTCAGCCTGTTTTACGCTGGAATGGTGCGCCGGAAAAATACGCTCAATACCATCATGTCCACGGTTTTTTGCTGCGGACTGGCCATTGTCATGTGGTTTGTCTGCGGATACTCCCTGTCCTTCGGACCGGATGTCGGCGGTCTCGGGATCATCGGGGATTTCAGCAACGTCTTTTTTAACGGCGTGTCCGCCTTTGAGGCTGGGCCTTATGTGGACAATATTCCCGGGGCGCTGTTTGCTTTTTTCCAGCTCATGTTCTGTGTCATCACCCCGGCCATTATCGTGGGCTCTCTGTCCGGCAGAATGCGCTTTCCGGCAACCTTTGTCTTTGTGGGCGTCTGGCTGTTGCTGGTGTATTATCCGCTAGCTCATATGGTATGGGGCGACGGCGGACTCATCGACGGCTTCGGCGCTGTGGACTTTGCCGGCGGCAATGTCATCCACATCAGCTCAGGTGTCTCCGGCCTGGTGGCTTGTATCATTCTGGGCGCCAGAAAGGGCTACGGCATCAAGGAGTACCATCCCCACAACATCCCCATGTTTTTCACCGGGGCGGCTGTCCTGTGGGCCGGCTGGTTTGCCTTTAACGGCGGCTGCGCCTTGGGGGCAAATGAGCTGGCCATCCAGGCGGTTGTGAATACAGGAATCTCCTCAGCGGCGGCTATGCTGTCATGGATGTTCATCGAAGCCCTGCTCTACAAAAAAGTGACGCTCATGGGCTCTGTCACCGGCGCGATCGTCGGCCTGGTCGCCATCACGCCGGGTGCAGGCTTTGTGCCCTTTTGGTCCGCCATCATCATCGGCGCGCTGGTCAGCCCGATCTGCTACTTTGCCATGACGAAAGTCAAGGCAAAATTTGGCTATGACGATTCGCTGGACGCCTTTGGCTGTCACGGTGTCGGGGGAATCTGGGGCGGCATCGCGACCGGTATTTTCGCCCAGTCCGCCATCAACCCCGTTGCCCAGTGGAACGGCCTGGCCTTTGGCGATTACCACCTGTTCCTAGCCCAGCTAGGCGCTATTCTGATCTCCGTGGCTTACTCCGCCGTGGTCACCGCCATCATCATGCTGGTGCTCAAGAAGGTCATGAAGGTCCGCGCATCCCTCGAAGACGAAGCCCTCGGCCTGGACATCACCGAACACGCCGAGCAGGCATATCCGGCCTTCTCAGGCATCGACCAATGA
- the pylB gene encoding methylornithine synthase PylB yields MKTTKEILNKSLEGRRLDRDEVVLLLNQREPEVVNEIFTAARTLRGRYFGNHIFAYGFVYFSTYCRNECSFCFYRKSNTEPPRYRKTTEEITALSKALADSGVHLIDLTMGEDNAFLKKPQRLIEVVDRVKTATGLPVMISPGQVSEATIDALKKAGVTWYALYQETYDRALYKKMRLKQDYDARMNIKKYARSRGLLVEEGLLTGIGDTVESRADAMMAMGDIGVSQVRTMTFVPQRGTPLEKRRTGGSVNELLNISVMRLLYPDKLIPASLDVEGLVGLKERLMAGANVITSLIPPKTGLAGVSQSELDIDDGSRSVDGVLPELEKCGLRLATRDEYQAYIDREMAVS; encoded by the coding sequence ATGAAAACAACGAAAGAAATTTTAAATAAATCCTTGGAAGGGCGCAGGCTGGACCGCGACGAGGTGGTTTTGCTTTTAAATCAAAGGGAGCCAGAGGTGGTGAATGAAATTTTCACAGCGGCGCGGACGCTGCGGGGGCGCTATTTCGGAAATCACATTTTTGCTTACGGCTTTGTGTATTTTTCCACCTACTGCCGCAATGAGTGCAGCTTCTGCTTTTACAGAAAGAGCAACACCGAGCCGCCCCGCTACCGGAAGACTACAGAGGAGATCACCGCCCTGTCAAAGGCTCTGGCAGATTCCGGCGTGCATCTCATCGACCTGACCATGGGTGAGGACAATGCTTTTTTAAAGAAACCGCAGCGGCTCATAGAGGTGGTGGACAGGGTGAAGACTGCCACCGGCCTGCCGGTGATGATCTCGCCGGGCCAGGTGAGCGAGGCGACCATCGATGCCCTTAAAAAAGCAGGTGTTACCTGGTATGCCCTGTACCAGGAAACCTATGACCGAGCCCTGTATAAGAAAATGCGGCTGAAGCAGGACTACGACGCCCGAATGAACATTAAAAAATACGCCCGCTCCCGCGGGCTGCTGGTGGAGGAAGGCCTGCTGACCGGCATCGGCGACACGGTGGAGAGCCGGGCGGACGCAATGATGGCCATGGGAGACATCGGGGTGTCCCAGGTGCGGACCATGACCTTTGTGCCGCAGAGAGGCACGCCCCTCGAAAAGCGCCGCACCGGCGGCAGCGTCAATGAGCTGCTGAACATCAGCGTCATGCGTCTGCTCTACCCCGACAAGCTCATCCCCGCCTCGCTGGACGTGGAGGGGCTCGTGGGGCTGAAGGAACGGCTCATGGCCGGGGCCAATGTCATCACCTCGCTCATCCCGCCCAAAACCGGGCTGGCGGGCGTTTCCCAGAGCGAGCTGGACATTGACGACGGCAGCCGGTCCGTTGACGGGGTGCTGCCAGAGCTGGAAAAATGCGGGCTGCGCCTGGCGACAAGGGACGAATACCAGGCCTATATTGATCGGGAAATGGCGGTGTCCTGA
- a CDS encoding CobW family GTP-binding protein yields MKLVLLTGFLGAGKTTFLNHLFKEFKDQKIGVLMNEFGEKSVDSALIHGENFDLLELTGGSVFCACLRENFIRGLAELRDYDLEYVFVESSGVADPSNMGVILEMVRKLSGKSYDYRGSLCIVDALYFEETFEVVPTLKKQLVCASAVIINKTDLQTGEKIKAVRDRIKEVNPGAELLEAAFCDVPIKPLLERRRAFPAPGETVNTWESRPKTIMLTTEAQVDDIALENFLNRVVPSAYRVKGFAKTRRGPVEVSGVNDRVEIHLWNKPVEKTEIVVISSVGIKIISLALAAWKEYLGGAPLDLK; encoded by the coding sequence ATGAAGCTGGTACTGCTGACCGGTTTTCTGGGCGCAGGGAAAACGACTTTTCTAAACCATCTGTTCAAGGAATTTAAAGATCAGAAAATCGGTGTTCTGATGAATGAGTTTGGCGAGAAAAGTGTGGACAGCGCCCTGATCCACGGCGAGAATTTTGATTTGCTGGAGCTGACCGGCGGCTCAGTTTTCTGCGCCTGCCTCAGGGAAAATTTTATCAGAGGGCTGGCAGAGCTCAGAGATTATGATCTGGAGTATGTCTTTGTGGAGTCCTCCGGCGTGGCCGATCCCTCCAACATGGGTGTGATTCTGGAAATGGTCAGAAAGCTGAGCGGCAAGAGCTATGATTACCGGGGCTCTCTGTGCATTGTGGACGCCCTGTATTTTGAGGAGACCTTCGAGGTGGTGCCGACACTCAAAAAACAGCTGGTCTGTGCCAGCGCGGTCATCATCAATAAGACAGATCTTCAGACAGGCGAAAAAATCAAAGCCGTCAGAGACAGAATAAAGGAGGTAAACCCCGGAGCTGAGCTGCTTGAAGCCGCCTTCTGCGACGTGCCCATCAAGCCCCTTCTGGAGCGCCGCAGAGCATTCCCGGCGCCAGGGGAAACCGTGAATACCTGGGAATCCCGGCCAAAAACCATCATGCTGACAACAGAAGCTCAGGTGGATGACATAGCCCTTGAAAATTTTCTGAATCGCGTCGTCCCCTCGGCCTACCGCGTCAAGGGCTTTGCGAAAACTAGACGCGGCCCCGTTGAGGTCAGCGGCGTCAACGATCGGGTAGAAATTCACCTCTGGAATAAACCGGTCGAAAAGACAGAGATCGTCGTGATCTCGTCTGTTGGAATTAAAATAATCAGTCTGGCGTTGGCTGCATGGAAAGAATATCTGGGCGGCGCGCCCCTTGATTTAAAATAA
- the pylSn gene encoding pyrrolysine--tRNA(Pyl) ligase small subunit, with product MEEIKNTAEKKNPSDREKLKKRYIQKSQSIYRTVSKIKLWPARSGVLHSVKAIERRGSLTTITTYCGETFTVWDSKNSRSARWLRNRWYKEPCPRCGIPDWKLSKYLTTVFSHMKNGKI from the coding sequence ATGGAAGAAATAAAAAATACAGCGGAAAAGAAAAATCCCAGCGACCGGGAAAAGCTGAAAAAGCGTTATATCCAGAAAAGCCAGAGTATCTACCGGACCGTCTCGAAGATTAAGCTATGGCCCGCGCGTTCCGGGGTGCTGCACAGCGTGAAGGCCATTGAGCGCAGGGGAAGCCTGACCACCATCACCACCTACTGCGGCGAGACCTTTACCGTCTGGGATTCCAAAAACAGCCGTAGCGCCCGGTGGCTCAGAAACCGCTGGTATAAAGAGCCCTGCCCCAGATGCGGCATACCGGACTGGAAGCTGTCCAAGTACTTGACCACGGTTTTCAGCCATATGAAAAACGGAAAGATATAA
- the pylSc gene encoding pyrrolysine--tRNA(Pyl) ligase large subunit, with amino-acid sequence MNQAQNITFTPAQADRLRELGQDFDEPLTFDTAALRETAYKKFEREQIARGKRRLATMKAEKGRPALPQLQEALARALTAEGFVQVMTPTIIPRKFLERMTIDDAHALHSQVFWVDHNKCLRPMLAPNLYEVSKNLLGIWKTPVQIFEIGSCFRKESQGRRHLNEFTMLNLVEWGTPMDERDERIRQLAAVVMKAAGIEDYSFEQEDSVVYGDTIDVVQGDVELGSSSKGPHALDPAWGIMEPWVGIGFGLERLIMTRDKAPNIHSVGRSVSYLDGVRLNIK; translated from the coding sequence ATGAACCAAGCACAGAATATTACCTTTACCCCGGCCCAGGCGGACCGCCTGCGGGAGCTGGGACAGGATTTTGACGAACCCCTCACCTTTGACACCGCAGCCCTGCGGGAGACGGCTTATAAAAAATTTGAGCGGGAGCAGATCGCCCGAGGCAAGAGGCGGCTGGCGACCATGAAGGCCGAGAAAGGACGCCCCGCCCTCCCGCAGCTTCAAGAGGCACTGGCCCGGGCTTTGACCGCCGAGGGCTTTGTCCAGGTCATGACGCCCACCATCATCCCCCGGAAATTTCTGGAGCGAATGACCATCGACGACGCCCACGCCCTGCACTCACAGGTGTTCTGGGTAGATCACAACAAATGCCTGCGCCCCATGCTGGCCCCAAACCTGTATGAGGTGTCAAAGAATCTGCTGGGCATCTGGAAGACACCTGTCCAGATTTTTGAGATTGGCTCATGCTTCCGGAAAGAGTCCCAGGGCAGACGCCATCTCAATGAGTTCACCATGCTCAACCTTGTGGAGTGGGGCACCCCCATGGATGAGCGGGATGAGCGGATACGGCAGCTGGCAGCAGTGGTGATGAAGGCCGCAGGCATTGAGGATTACAGCTTTGAACAGGAGGACTCCGTGGTCTATGGTGATACCATCGACGTGGTGCAGGGCGATGTGGAGCTTGGCTCAAGTTCCAAGGGCCCGCACGCGCTTGACCCGGCCTGGGGGATTATGGAGCCCTGGGTGGGCATTGGCTTTGGTCTGGAGAGGCTGATCATGACAAGAGACAAAGCACCCAACATCCATTCCGTAGGGCGTAGCGTCTCTTATCTGGACGGCGTGCGGTTAAATATCAAGTGA